A DNA window from Streptomyces bacillaris contains the following coding sequences:
- a CDS encoding phosphonatase-like hydrolase, producing MTSATPTTGNPFGLVVLDMAGTTVADGGLVEQAFSAAAERLGVKPGSGEHERQLSYVRATMGESKISVFRHLFGEEEKAQYANTAFEEAYGALVDGGRIAPVPGAREAVERLTSEGRTVVLTTGFARTTQDAILTALGWQDLVPLTLCPADAGGRGRPYPDMVLAAFLRTRAVDDVRRIAVAGDTSYDMLSGARSGAGLVAGVLTGAHDRGRLERSGATHVLGSVVELPDLIARAEA from the coding sequence ATGACTTCAGCGACACCCACGACCGGCAACCCCTTCGGCCTCGTCGTCCTCGACATGGCCGGCACCACCGTCGCCGACGGCGGTCTCGTCGAACAGGCCTTCTCCGCCGCCGCCGAACGCCTCGGTGTGAAGCCGGGATCGGGAGAGCATGAGCGCCAACTCTCCTACGTGCGCGCCACCATGGGCGAGTCGAAGATCTCCGTCTTCCGCCACCTCTTCGGAGAGGAGGAGAAGGCCCAGTACGCCAACACCGCCTTCGAGGAGGCGTACGGGGCCCTCGTCGACGGCGGCCGCATCGCCCCGGTCCCCGGGGCGCGGGAAGCCGTCGAGCGGCTCACCTCCGAAGGCCGTACCGTCGTCCTGACCACCGGGTTCGCCCGCACCACCCAGGACGCCATCCTCACCGCCCTCGGCTGGCAGGACCTCGTCCCCCTCACTCTCTGCCCCGCCGACGCGGGCGGCCGGGGGCGCCCCTACCCCGACATGGTCCTGGCCGCCTTCCTGCGCACGCGTGCCGTGGACGACGTCCGCCGGATCGCGGTGGCGGGGGACACCTCGTACGACATGCTCAGCGGCGCACGGTCCGGTGCCGGGCTCGTCGCGGGCGTCCTCACCGGGGCCCACGACCGCGGCCGGCTGGAGCGGTCCGGGGCCACCCATGTCCTCGGCTCCGTCGTGGAGCTGCCGGACCTCATCGCCCGGGCCGAGGCATGA
- a CDS encoding DUF6412 domain-containing protein: protein MRDVESLRGAFARVLRPVGLLVLLVAQVVLAEGGGLSAAVALAATAAAGSALLACSVISARCAPPVPRTRVRTAIRDREKRTAFLPQRDPDARGRTRPRAPGYGLPTAAVVV, encoded by the coding sequence ATGCGTGATGTCGAGTCCCTGCGCGGCGCCTTCGCCCGGGTCCTCCGGCCCGTCGGCCTTCTCGTTCTCCTCGTCGCCCAGGTCGTCCTCGCCGAGGGCGGTGGCCTCTCCGCCGCCGTCGCGCTCGCCGCCACCGCCGCGGCCGGCTCCGCGCTCCTCGCCTGCTCCGTCATCAGCGCCCGCTGCGCGCCCCCGGTGCCCCGCACCCGGGTCCGTACGGCGATCAGGGACCGCGAGAAGCGCACCGCCTTCCTGCCCCAACGCGACCCCGACGCCCGCGGGCGCACCAGGCCGCGAGCCCCCGGGTACGGCCTTCCGACGGCCGCCGTCGTCGTTTAG
- a CDS encoding TIGR03364 family FAD-dependent oxidoreductase, producing MRVIVVGAGVVGTMHAWHAVSRGHEVVQIERESEARGASLRNFGQIWVSGRAGGEELETALRARGLWEGIGRRVPGLGFRACGSLTPLRTPAEAAVAEAAVARPDAAARGYKLLTAGEARALNPALRGEFTAALWCERDAAVEPRTAQLALKQQLLASGRYTYLGGREVREVVGSAAVRDDHGDVHTGDAVILATGAWLGGLVRELAGPDLPVRRVRLQMMQTDPLGEPLTTSVADADSFRYYPAYRGEALDALNAHQPQDPVAAEHRMQLLMVQRNDGGLTIGDTHEYEHPFAFDTVEEPYEHLTRVVEAFLGRPLPRIRHRWAGVYAQCTDTSRVVHRQQVADGVWLVTGPGGRGMTCSPAIAETTADQLGW from the coding sequence GTGAGAGTCATCGTCGTAGGAGCCGGCGTGGTGGGAACCATGCACGCCTGGCACGCAGTCAGCCGCGGCCACGAGGTCGTACAGATCGAGCGCGAGAGCGAGGCGCGCGGGGCATCGCTCCGCAATTTCGGACAGATTTGGGTCAGCGGCCGGGCCGGTGGCGAGGAGCTGGAAACCGCCCTGCGGGCACGGGGGCTGTGGGAGGGGATCGGGCGGCGGGTGCCGGGACTCGGCTTCCGGGCCTGCGGTTCGCTCACCCCGCTGCGGACCCCCGCCGAAGCCGCCGTCGCCGAGGCCGCCGTCGCCCGGCCGGACGCCGCCGCGCGCGGCTACAAGCTGCTCACCGCCGGGGAGGCCCGCGCCCTCAACCCCGCCCTGCGCGGGGAGTTCACCGCCGCCCTGTGGTGCGAGCGGGACGCGGCGGTCGAGCCGCGCACCGCCCAACTCGCTCTGAAGCAGCAGCTGCTGGCCTCGGGGCGGTACACCTACCTCGGCGGCCGTGAGGTCCGCGAGGTCGTCGGTAGCGCCGCCGTGCGCGACGACCACGGTGACGTCCACACCGGGGATGCCGTGATCCTCGCGACCGGGGCCTGGCTCGGCGGGCTCGTCCGCGAGCTGGCCGGTCCCGACCTGCCCGTCCGCCGCGTCCGCCTCCAGATGATGCAGACCGACCCGCTCGGTGAGCCCCTCACCACCTCGGTCGCGGACGCCGACAGCTTCCGCTACTACCCCGCGTACCGCGGCGAGGCCCTCGACGCCCTCAATGCCCACCAGCCGCAGGACCCGGTCGCCGCCGAACACCGCATGCAACTCCTCATGGTCCAGCGGAACGACGGCGGGCTCACCATCGGGGACACCCACGAGTACGAGCACCCCTTCGCCTTCGACACCGTCGAGGAGCCGTACGAGCACCTCACCCGGGTCGTCGAGGCCTTCCTCGGCCGGCCCCTGCCGCGCATCCGGCACCGCTGGGCGGGCGTCTACGCCCAGTGCACCGACACCTCACGCGTCGTCCACCGCCAACAGGTGGCCGACGGGGTCTGGCTGGTGACCGGACCCGGCGGGCGCGGCATGACGTGCTCACCCGCCATCGCCGAAACGACCGCAGACCAACTGGGCTGGTGA
- a CDS encoding TetR/AcrR family transcriptional regulator — MTRAETKERNRRALLDAAFHAVARDGHRARLDEIAERAGLTTGAVYSLFGSKSGLLGALVIDYLQPYYEEIERAVPADADLVGAVDAFARHYRRGCDAADARAGQSLQFTLLDLALRDPEVGPRLATAIRAEEERLVALFTGRTHDGSLVTPDRARRLATALRAVLIGLSQGVLLGLAPDADEQYFADTARALVSGASLAGGGAEGAGEA, encoded by the coding sequence ATGACGAGGGCCGAAACCAAGGAACGCAACCGCCGTGCGCTGCTGGACGCCGCCTTCCACGCCGTTGCCCGGGACGGGCACCGCGCCCGGCTCGACGAGATCGCCGAGCGGGCCGGGCTGACGACGGGGGCCGTCTACTCGCTGTTCGGCAGCAAGAGCGGACTGCTCGGCGCCCTGGTCATCGACTACCTCCAGCCGTACTACGAGGAGATCGAGCGGGCGGTACCGGCCGACGCGGATCTGGTGGGGGCGGTCGACGCCTTCGCCCGCCACTACCGGCGAGGTTGCGACGCCGCCGACGCGCGGGCCGGTCAGTCGCTCCAGTTCACCCTGCTGGACCTGGCCCTGCGCGACCCCGAGGTGGGCCCCCGGCTCGCCACGGCGATCCGGGCGGAGGAGGAGCGGCTGGTCGCGCTGTTCACCGGCCGGACGCACGACGGGTCCCTGGTCACCCCGGACCGGGCCCGGCGCCTGGCCACCGCGCTGCGGGCCGTGCTCATCGGCCTCAGCCAGGGCGTCCTGCTGGGCCTCGCCCCGGACGCCGACGAGCAGTACTTCGCCGACACCGCCCGCGCCCTGGTGTCGGGGGCGAGCCTCGCGGGGGGAGGGGCGGAGGGAGCCGGAGAGGCCTGA
- a CDS encoding heme-degrading domain-containing protein — MTTTSPTISELIAQERRLTLPHSSYDDAFALGSLLVGLARERHAPVAIDIRRGAQQLFHAALPGSSADNDAWIDRKRKVVERYGESSYLVGTRFRAKGTTFEESSRLDPDTYAAHGGSFPIAVEGAGVIGTVTVSGLPQAEDHAMVVEALEQFASTLGTG, encoded by the coding sequence ATGACCACCACCTCCCCCACGATCTCCGAGCTGATCGCCCAGGAGCGCCGACTCACCCTCCCGCACTCCTCCTACGACGACGCGTTCGCGCTGGGCAGCCTGCTGGTGGGGCTGGCCCGGGAGCGGCACGCCCCGGTGGCGATCGACATCCGGCGCGGGGCGCAGCAACTGTTCCACGCGGCGCTGCCCGGCTCCAGCGCGGACAACGACGCCTGGATCGACCGCAAGCGGAAGGTGGTCGAGCGGTACGGCGAGAGCTCGTATCTGGTCGGCACCCGGTTCCGGGCGAAGGGCACGACGTTCGAGGAGTCGTCCCGCCTGGACCCGGACACGTACGCGGCGCACGGCGGTTCGTTCCCGATCGCGGTGGAGGGGGCGGGCGTGATCGGCACGGTCACCGTCTCGGGGCTGCCGCAGGCGGAGGACCACGCGATGGTGGTGGAGGCGCTGGAGCAGTTCGCGTCGACGCTGGGCACCGGCTGA
- a CDS encoding ROK family transcriptional regulator, with protein MNGSLTKAQAGVGLPAVRHHNAALVLDLLREAGTEGISRLELAERTGLTPQAVSKITARLRAEGLAVGAGLRPSTGGKPRTVLRLVPDAQFAVGLHLDRDGLTAVLVDLAGRSVAVTTAPLDFGAPAERVLGAASDAVRDLRAAEPHKPVLGVGVAVPGPLDHRDGVLHRVTGFPQWDGFPLRDALAGRTGLPVTVDKDTNAAALTVSLSEPCGDFAYLHLGTGLGAGLVLGGEVHRGARTGAGEFGHQTLQLDGPLCECGGRGCIEALCLAAEARGDRAEAARVLGAGAANLVGLLDIDRVVLGGRTVAADEDAYVRGVRAVIAERAARGAGGAQVTVTVADGGDRPVAEGAAQLVLAPVFGRVGERG; from the coding sequence GTGAACGGGAGCCTGACGAAGGCCCAGGCCGGAGTGGGCCTGCCCGCCGTGCGCCACCACAACGCGGCGCTGGTCCTGGACCTGCTGCGGGAGGCCGGGACGGAGGGCATCAGCCGGCTGGAGCTGGCCGAGCGCACGGGCCTCACCCCGCAGGCCGTCAGCAAGATCACCGCCCGGCTGCGGGCGGAGGGGCTGGCCGTGGGCGCGGGGCTGCGGCCCTCCACGGGTGGCAAGCCGCGTACGGTGCTCCGGCTCGTCCCCGACGCCCAGTTCGCCGTCGGCCTCCATCTGGACCGGGACGGGCTCACCGCCGTCCTGGTCGACCTGGCCGGCCGTTCGGTCGCGGTGACCACGGCACCGCTCGACTTCGGGGCCCCGGCGGAGCGGGTGCTCGGCGCGGCGTCGGACGCCGTACGCGACCTGCGCGCGGCCGAGCCGCACAAGCCGGTGCTGGGGGTGGGCGTCGCCGTGCCGGGGCCGCTCGACCACCGGGACGGCGTACTCCACCGGGTCACCGGCTTCCCGCAGTGGGACGGCTTCCCGCTCCGCGACGCGCTGGCCGGGCGGACCGGGCTGCCGGTCACCGTCGACAAGGACACCAACGCCGCCGCCCTGACCGTCTCCTTGAGCGAGCCGTGCGGTGACTTCGCCTACCTCCACCTCGGTACGGGGCTCGGCGCCGGGCTCGTCCTGGGCGGCGAGGTGCACCGGGGCGCGCGGACGGGGGCGGGCGAGTTCGGCCACCAGACCCTCCAGCTCGACGGGCCCCTGTGCGAGTGCGGCGGACGCGGCTGCATCGAGGCCCTCTGCCTGGCCGCCGAGGCCCGCGGCGACCGGGCGGAGGCGGCCCGGGTCCTGGGCGCGGGCGCGGCGAACCTGGTCGGGCTCCTCGACATCGACCGGGTCGTGCTGGGCGGGCGGACGGTGGCGGCCGACGAGGACGCGTACGTACGGGGCGTCCGCGCCGTGATCGCCGAGCGGGCCGCCCGGGGCGCGGGCGGCGCCCAGGTGACCGTCACGGTCGCGGACGGCGGCGACCGGCCCGTCGCGGAGGGCGCGGCACAGCTCGTGCTCGCGCCGGTGTTCGGGCGGGTGGGGGAGCGAGGGTAG
- a CDS encoding fumarylacetoacetate hydrolase family protein, translating into MKLLRVGTAGAERPALLDRDGTLRDLSGIVPDIDGDLLADASALARVRTAADTPAVLPALDPAGLRIGPPLGRIGKIVCIGLNYHDHAAETGAAIPAEPILFFKAPDTVVGPEDTVLVPRGSRKTDWEVELAVVIGRTARYLGSAEEGLAHVAGYATAHDVSEREFQIERGGTWDKGKNCETFNPLGPWLVTADEVEDPQALPLRLWVNGELKQDGTTADQIFPVGEVVRYLSHFMTLYPGDVINTGTPAGVAMGQPEPKPYLKAGDVVELEVEGLGRQRQELKGA; encoded by the coding sequence TTGAAGCTGCTTCGAGTCGGTACGGCGGGCGCCGAGCGCCCCGCGCTTCTCGACCGCGACGGGACTCTGCGTGATCTGTCGGGGATCGTCCCCGACATCGACGGCGATCTGCTCGCCGACGCCTCCGCCCTAGCCCGGGTACGGACAGCCGCCGACACCCCCGCCGTGCTGCCCGCCCTCGATCCGGCGGGGCTGCGCATCGGGCCGCCGCTCGGGCGCATCGGCAAGATCGTGTGCATCGGGCTGAACTACCACGACCACGCCGCCGAGACCGGGGCGGCCATCCCGGCGGAGCCGATCCTCTTCTTCAAGGCCCCCGACACCGTCGTCGGGCCCGAGGACACCGTGCTCGTACCGCGCGGCAGCCGCAAGACGGACTGGGAGGTCGAACTCGCCGTCGTCATCGGCCGCACCGCCCGCTACCTGGGCTCCGCCGAGGAGGGCCTCGCCCATGTCGCCGGGTACGCCACCGCCCACGACGTCTCGGAGCGCGAGTTCCAGATCGAGCGCGGCGGCACCTGGGACAAGGGCAAGAACTGCGAGACCTTCAACCCGCTCGGTCCCTGGCTCGTCACCGCCGACGAGGTGGAGGACCCGCAGGCCCTCCCGCTGCGCCTCTGGGTCAACGGCGAGCTGAAGCAGGACGGCACCACCGCCGACCAGATCTTCCCGGTGGGTGAAGTCGTGCGCTATCTCAGCCACTTCATGACGCTGTATCCGGGCGACGTCATCAACACCGGTACGCCCGCCGGGGTCGCCATGGGGCAGCCCGAGCCCAAGCCGTATCTGAAGGCGGGGGACGTGGTGGAGCTGGAGGTGGAGGGGCTCGGCCGGCAGCGGCAGGAGCTCAAGGGGGCGTAG
- a CDS encoding Gfo/Idh/MocA family oxidoreductase codes for MVANVPFPGAPLRDTRPGGTPLRVALVGYGLAGSVFHAPLIAATDGLALDTVVTANEERRAEARAACPDLRFAASPDELWERADELDLIVIASPNKTHVSLATAALKAGLPVVVDKPIAGTAAEARELAALAEERGLLLSVFQNRRWDNDFRTLAALIADGELGEVQRFESRFERWRPQLKGGWRESGDPEEIGGLLYDLGSHVVDQALVLFGPAASVYAESDVRRPGAAADDDTFIAITHANGVRSHLYVSATTAQLGPRFRVLGSTAGYVKYGLDPQEAALREGKRPGATGGEPWGEEVETLWGRIGSGESPLTGGGTPVRTLPGAYPAYYAAVTAALRGTGENPVTALQAAAALDVLEAARRSAHEGVTVTLPGHLPHEEQPAP; via the coding sequence ATGGTTGCCAACGTCCCGTTCCCGGGCGCCCCTCTCCGCGACACCCGCCCCGGTGGCACTCCCCTCCGCGTCGCCCTCGTCGGCTACGGCCTGGCCGGTTCCGTCTTCCACGCCCCGCTGATCGCCGCGACCGACGGCCTGGCCCTCGACACCGTCGTGACGGCGAACGAGGAGCGCCGGGCCGAGGCCCGCGCCGCGTGTCCGGACCTCCGGTTCGCCGCCTCGCCGGACGAGCTGTGGGAGCGCGCGGACGAGCTGGACCTGATCGTGATCGCCTCCCCGAACAAGACGCACGTCTCCCTCGCGACGGCCGCGCTCAAGGCGGGCCTGCCGGTGGTCGTGGACAAGCCGATCGCCGGGACCGCCGCCGAGGCGCGCGAGCTGGCGGCCCTGGCCGAGGAGCGCGGCCTGCTGCTCTCGGTCTTCCAGAACCGCCGCTGGGACAACGACTTCCGTACCCTCGCCGCGCTGATCGCGGACGGTGAGCTGGGCGAGGTGCAGCGCTTCGAGTCCCGCTTCGAGCGCTGGCGCCCGCAGCTGAAGGGCGGCTGGCGCGAGTCGGGCGACCCGGAGGAGATCGGCGGACTGCTGTACGACCTGGGCAGCCATGTCGTCGACCAGGCGCTGGTCCTGTTCGGCCCGGCGGCCTCGGTGTACGCGGAGTCCGACGTACGCCGTCCCGGCGCGGCGGCGGACGACGACACGTTCATCGCGATCACGCACGCCAACGGGGTCCGCTCGCATCTGTACGTCAGCGCCACCACGGCCCAGCTCGGCCCGCGCTTTCGCGTGCTCGGCTCCACGGCGGGCTATGTGAAGTACGGCCTGGACCCCCAGGAGGCGGCCCTGCGCGAGGGCAAGCGCCCCGGGGCGACCGGTGGTGAGCCGTGGGGCGAGGAGGTGGAGACGCTGTGGGGCCGCATCGGTTCCGGCGAGTCCCCGCTGACCGGAGGCGGCACCCCGGTCCGTACGCTGCCCGGCGCCTACCCCGCGTACTACGCCGCCGTCACCGCCGCCCTGCGTGGCACCGGCGAGAACCCGGTCACCGCGCTCCAGGCGGCCGCCGCCCTGGACGTACTGGAAGCCGCACGCCGCTCGGCCCACGAGGGCGTCACCGTGACCCTGCCCGGACACCTCCCCCACGAGGAGCAGCCCGCCCCATGA
- a CDS encoding relaxase family protein, producing the protein MSPTSRARLRDARALAALGLAAGIAVPAALLAGPQAAARPVAPAPGAPVSLAAAAAVAADAAAGEEQPVCGDPDAKEFPIEARIQDAPRTYVSGGGYGTWFLDLTNTTDTACGALHPVLVLSDGERRLTADQIQLKFSEPGRTDTEHRATWETTDRHEQIGVFGGSGPGSDSDSGPGSDSNSGSDSDDFLGFTVPAGGTISVRVRMAFGSEAGPARVTAHAAVVQRRHQDKAKGGGREDGDWVGESGAYRFVVVDGATGEYPRPEVTGTEEDGGRTDVPAAPRPRTDTSSGAPTYTGPGKEPAPESGTRPPTRPDGSASPRSDSDAGSDADEDRGGRLEGDGRGGKERPARPPHYDTGRPLPELARTGPELLTWAGALAGILILCGGALVAQGRRMRRAAD; encoded by the coding sequence ATGTCCCCCACCTCCCGCGCACGGCTGCGTGACGCCCGTGCGCTCGCCGCCCTCGGGCTGGCCGCCGGTATCGCGGTGCCCGCCGCGCTCCTGGCCGGCCCGCAGGCCGCCGCCCGGCCGGTCGCCCCGGCCCCGGGCGCCCCCGTCTCCTTAGCCGCCGCCGCTGCCGTGGCCGCCGATGCCGCCGCCGGGGAGGAGCAGCCCGTCTGTGGTGATCCGGACGCCAAGGAGTTCCCCATCGAGGCCCGGATCCAGGACGCGCCGAGGACGTACGTCTCCGGCGGCGGATACGGCACCTGGTTCCTCGACCTCACCAACACCACCGACACCGCCTGTGGCGCCCTGCACCCGGTGCTGGTGCTCAGCGACGGGGAGCGCAGGCTGACGGCCGACCAGATCCAGCTGAAGTTCTCCGAACCCGGCCGCACCGACACCGAGCACCGGGCCACCTGGGAGACCACCGACCGTCACGAGCAGATCGGCGTCTTCGGCGGCTCCGGCCCGGGGTCCGACTCCGACTCCGGCCCGGGCTCCGACTCCAACTCCGGCTCCGATTCCGACGACTTCCTCGGGTTCACCGTCCCGGCCGGGGGCACCATCAGCGTCCGTGTCCGGATGGCCTTCGGCTCCGAGGCCGGCCCCGCCCGCGTCACCGCCCACGCCGCCGTCGTCCAGCGCCGCCACCAGGACAAGGCCAAGGGCGGCGGCCGCGAGGACGGGGACTGGGTCGGGGAGTCGGGGGCGTACCGGTTCGTGGTCGTCGACGGTGCCACGGGCGAGTACCCCCGGCCGGAGGTCACCGGGACCGAGGAGGACGGCGGCCGTACGGACGTCCCGGCGGCGCCCCGGCCCCGTACGGACACCTCCTCCGGCGCACCCACCTACACGGGCCCCGGGAAGGAGCCCGCCCCGGAGTCCGGCACCCGGCCCCCCACCCGCCCGGACGGTTCGGCGTCCCCCCGAAGCGACTCCGACGCAGGCAGCGACGCCGACGAAGACAGGGGCGGCCGCCTTGAGGGTGACGGGCGAGGCGGCAAGGAGCGGCCCGCGCGCCCTCCGCACTACGACACCGGGCGCCCGCTGCCCGAACTCGCCCGCACCGGACCCGAGCTGCTGACCTGGGCCGGGGCCCTCGCCGGGATCCTCATCCTCTGCGGCGGAGCCCTCGTGGCGCAGGGCCGCCGGATGCGCCGAGCCGCAGACTGA
- a CDS encoding class E sortase — protein MRRRLLVRALWGFAEVVVSLGVVLLLLVAHQLWWTNRLARDDAGRTVQALEREWRAPAAPFSPGPEPGAGAVPGPIPIPIPGPGSGSGPSSSAAPRGEPPSPRWDQAYAVLRIPRIGLTAPVAEGTGKGGVLDRGYVGHYTRTAQAGQAGNFALAGHRNTHGEPFRRIDRLRRGDRITVETRDAVYTYTVDQSLARTAPSDSGVIAPVPRSNITTSAGYSEPGYYLTLTTCTPEFSSRYRLVVWGKLTAMRPR, from the coding sequence GTGCGGCGGCGACTTCTCGTCCGTGCGCTCTGGGGGTTCGCCGAGGTGGTCGTCAGCCTCGGCGTCGTCCTGCTCCTCCTCGTCGCCCACCAGCTGTGGTGGACCAACCGGCTCGCCCGCGACGACGCCGGGCGGACCGTCCAGGCGCTGGAGAGGGAGTGGAGGGCACCCGCGGCCCCGTTCTCGCCCGGACCCGAACCCGGAGCTGGAGCTGTACCCGGGCCCATACCCATACCCATACCCGGACCTGGATCCGGATCCGGTCCTTCTTCTTCCGCCGCTCCCCGTGGCGAACCCCCCTCCCCCCGCTGGGACCAGGCCTACGCCGTCCTCCGCATCCCCCGCATCGGCCTCACCGCCCCCGTCGCCGAAGGCACCGGCAAAGGCGGCGTCCTCGACCGCGGGTACGTCGGGCACTACACCCGCACCGCCCAGGCCGGGCAGGCCGGGAACTTCGCGCTCGCCGGGCACCGCAACACCCACGGCGAGCCCTTCCGGCGCATCGACCGGCTGCGGCGCGGTGACCGGATCACCGTCGAGACCCGGGACGCCGTCTACACGTACACCGTCGACCAGAGCCTGGCCCGGACCGCGCCCTCCGACAGCGGGGTCATCGCGCCCGTGCCGCGCTCCAACATCACCACCTCCGCCGGGTACAGCGAGCCCGGGTACTACCTCACCCTCACCACCTGCACCCCCGAGTTCAGCTCCCGCTACCGGCTCGTCGTCTGGGGGAAGCTCACCGCCATGCGCCCCCGGTAG
- a CDS encoding GntR family transcriptional regulator, with product MDYPNDQAPGAPIRSGIPEHGRIPKYYAVKARISLLLDELGEGGLLPTERDLALQHEVSRETVRQALRELLLEGRLRRQGRGTVVAGPKLEQPLSLASYTEGVRRQGRRPGRHLIGLERFPCPAPLAAEIAVAPGEPVWHLERVLLADDERVGLESTYVTVARLPRLDTEFDPDSSFYGYLRERLGIAFGDADERIETVLATPREALLIGTPPALPMLLLHRLSRDTEGRPVERVRTLFRGDRFSFTTHLGGGDEGR from the coding sequence GTGGACTACCCGAACGACCAGGCACCTGGCGCACCGATCCGCTCCGGCATCCCGGAGCACGGCCGTATCCCCAAGTACTACGCGGTCAAGGCCCGGATCTCCCTCCTCCTCGACGAGCTGGGCGAGGGCGGGCTCCTGCCCACCGAGCGGGATCTCGCCCTGCAGCACGAGGTGTCGCGCGAGACCGTCCGCCAGGCGCTGCGCGAACTCCTGCTGGAGGGGCGGCTGCGGAGGCAGGGGCGGGGCACCGTCGTCGCCGGGCCCAAGCTGGAGCAGCCGCTCTCGCTCGCCAGCTACACCGAGGGGGTCCGCCGCCAGGGCAGGCGCCCCGGCCGCCATCTCATCGGGCTGGAACGCTTCCCCTGCCCCGCCCCGCTCGCCGCCGAGATCGCGGTGGCGCCGGGCGAACCCGTCTGGCACCTGGAGCGGGTGCTGCTCGCCGACGACGAGCGGGTCGGGCTGGAGAGCACGTACGTCACCGTCGCCCGACTCCCGCGCCTGGACACGGAGTTCGACCCGGACTCCTCCTTCTACGGCTACCTGCGCGAGCGGCTCGGCATCGCGTTCGGGGATGCCGACGAGCGGATCGAGACCGTACTCGCCACGCCCCGCGAGGCCCTGCTCATCGGGACCCCGCCCGCCCTGCCGATGCTCCTGCTCCACCGGCTCTCCCGGGACACGGAGGGGCGCCCGGTGGAGCGGGTGCGGACGCTGTTCCGGGGGGACCGGTTCTCCTTCACCACGCACCTGGGCGGCGGTGACGAGGGGCGCTGA
- a CDS encoding YidC/Oxa1 family membrane protein insertase, giving the protein MSAFMSAFANLVGSLAELLQPLFHGASTAAAIVLFTALVRLAVHPLSRAAARGQKARTRLQPQIAELRKKHGKNPERMQKAIMELHAAEKVSPLSGCLPSLLQMPAFFLLYHLFSSGSIGGEPNALLSHDILGAPLGGRWHDALAADGAFGGNGLVYLGLFALVLAVATFSYRLTRRQMAANPMNPATGPDGQPLPGMGAMVKMMPLLSFATLITVAVVPLAAALYVVTTTAWSAVERAWLYRDVYRDRDTAASGGAMATAA; this is encoded by the coding sequence ATGTCCGCCTTCATGTCCGCTTTCGCCAACCTGGTCGGCTCCCTCGCGGAACTGCTCCAGCCGCTGTTCCACGGCGCCTCCACCGCCGCCGCGATCGTCCTCTTCACCGCCCTCGTACGCCTCGCCGTCCACCCCCTCTCCCGGGCCGCCGCGCGCGGGCAGAAGGCCCGGACCCGGCTCCAGCCGCAGATCGCGGAGCTGCGCAAGAAACACGGGAAGAACCCCGAGCGGATGCAGAAGGCGATCATGGAACTCCACGCCGCCGAGAAGGTCTCGCCCCTGTCCGGCTGCCTGCCGAGCCTGCTCCAGATGCCCGCCTTCTTCCTCCTCTACCACCTGTTCTCCAGCGGCTCCATCGGCGGCGAGCCCAACGCGCTCCTCAGCCACGACATCCTCGGCGCCCCGCTCGGCGGGCGCTGGCACGACGCTCTCGCGGCCGACGGGGCCTTCGGGGGGAACGGTCTGGTGTACCTGGGGCTCTTCGCGCTCGTCCTCGCCGTCGCCACCTTCAGCTACCGGCTCACCAGGCGGCAGATGGCCGCCAACCCCATGAACCCCGCCACCGGCCCGGACGGGCAGCCCCTGCCGGGCATGGGCGCGATGGTGAAGATGATGCCGCTGCTCTCGTTCGCCACCCTGATCACCGTCGCCGTCGTCCCGCTCGCCGCCGCCCTGTACGTCGTCACCACCACCGCCTGGAGCGCCGTCGAACGGGCCTGGCTCTACCGGGACGTGTACCGGGACCGGGACACGGCCGCCTCCGGTGGCGCCATGGCCACCGCGGCGTAA